Part of the Chloroflexota bacterium genome is shown below.
TGGCGTCGCGGTCAATAATCAGGTTGATAGCCCTGCGTACTCTGACGTCGCTTAGTGGGCCTCCGGTGTCCTGCTTCATCCAGATGCCCTGGACGGTGGTTTGCGCGTAGCGATGCAGCTTCATGCCTTCGGGCGTCTCCGCCAACCATTCGTGGTATGACTGAGGATCGAGGATGCGGGCGTAGTCGGATTGCTTTGCCAGGAACGCCGCTATCCTGGTCTGCGCGTCCGGCAGGTGATAGACATTTATGCCGTCCATATAAGGAAGGTTAGGATTCCAGTAGTCGGGGTTCGCTTCAATCTTCCAGTACTCGGCGTCTCTGTGTTCCTTGTACCTGTAGGGGCCTGTGCCGGGGTAGTTGGGAATGGTACGCAGGTCATAGTTATTGTCTTCGAGTGTTTGCTTGCGGACGATTACATTGAAGCCTGTGGCGAAAGCGTTGAGTATGAAGTCAGCGGCGCGGGCTTTTTCAAGCACTATCCTGAATGTATAGTCGTCGGGCGCTTGTACGCCGTCAGAAGCGACGGCGGAGAACAACGCCTGCCTTCGGCTGGATACATGGTCGGGCGGGAATATGATGCGGTCGAAGGTCGCCTTCACGTCAGCGGAGGTCATGTCCGCTCCATCATGGAACTTGACGCCCTCGCGCAGAGGGAATGTGAATGTCTTGCCGTCTGACGAGACTTCCCAGGAAGTTGCGAGGCCTTGTGCGATAATGCCCCTGTCAGGGTCGGTAGGGTCGTTCATGACCAGAAGGTCGAACAGAGGGCACTGCGGAGTGCAGTTGTTGGTCGTGCCGGACTGGTGCAAGTCAAGGTGTGGTGGGTTGGCGGCGAAGCCGTACTCGAGCCAGCCACCGCGCTGTGGGCTACCTTCGGGCGCCATGAGATAAGTGAGTTCCACTGCCGCTGCGGGCACAGGTGTCGCGGCTGCGGGAAGAGCCGGCTGCTGTCCGGTGGTGCCTGCGCCTGCTGCCTGCTTAGCCACGGGAGCCGCTGTTGGAGCCGCGGGGGCCGCTTGCTGGGCTGCGGGCGCTGCGGGCGCAGGTTCGTCCGCGCTTGAGCAGGCGGTCATTGCCATCAATAACGCGATGATTGCCAGAACTGGTAATAGAATCTTGAAGCTTCTTTGCATTCGGCTCCTCCTCCGGGGCTCGGCTATTAAATGGCTAATTCATCGACACCTTCCGTAGTTCACGCAAATCATTACGAGGCGAGATAGTTTGAATTATTCCAGAATATAAGTCCGAGCTTGGTGTTTGTCAACCGTGATGGCGTGATGGGAAGAATCTGACCGGGATAGGTGGCGTAAAGGGAGGTTTTCCCCTGTATTATTCTAAAAATGAATGAAGATTGTTATGAAATATGCCTATACGGTATTGCACCAAGATGCTAACCTATAGGTTCATCTTGCGTTTTATTCATAGAGGGGATGTGTGGAGGTGCGAGAAATGCCTTGAGTGTTGCGCCGGTTGCAGCCTAGGCTATGTTCAACTTTACCTTATTGATGGTTTTGTGATATAAACTTAACCTTATGGTAAATGGATAGACAGAAAGACGCGAATAGAAGGGCGATGCACTGCGCTATTGCGGCAGCCGGAAGGATGCGACGAGCGCACTAAGGGCAACCATGGAAAGCCGCGCGGATATGCCGCGTGCAGGCTTTGGAGGTGCCGAAATTATGGTTACGAATACCGCACAGAAGACTAAGAACCGACAACCCCGCGAGGTTTCCGGGGACACTACGGACACGATCCGCGAATACCTGACCGCGATCGGGCAGCACCCGCTGCTCGACAAGTCGGACGAGGTACGGCTCGGACTCGCCGTTGAGCGCCGGATGGAGCTGAAGCAGCGCCGCGAAGCCTTCAACGATGAGTACGGCTCCCTGCCGTCAACGACAGATCTCGTATTCGACATCTACATGGCACTGCGAGAGCGCCGACCGACGCTGCTGAAGTTCGCCGGGGTTCTCGGCTTCGAGCTGCCCACGAACACCACCATCAGCGATGCGCTCGCAATCGACGAAATCCGAGATGCGCTCGACCTGCCGATGAACGCTGACACGAAGACTCAGATGGCGCAGGCGCTCGATGTCAAGGACAACGACGCCGTGTCGCATGTCGCAGCGATTTCCAAGCTGCGGTGGCTGCTGCCGCTCGATGTGATTGCCATGCTGGACTCTGAGCCGGACGGCGAACTTGCGGAAGACATTATCCGCGATGTCGAAGACTGGTGGAAGACTATCGAGAATGTCGGCAGGGACGCGGGTGAAGACCTGACGAACTCCAACCTGCGGCTGGTGGTCAGCATTGCGCGTAAGTACCAGAACCGCGGGCTGCCGATGCTCGACCTCGTGCAGGAGGGCAATCTTGGCTTGATGCGCGCCGTCGAGAAGTTCGACTCGCACAAGGGCTTCAAGTTCAGCACATACGCGACCTGGTGGGTGCGCCAAGCGGTAACGCGCGCGCTGGCAGATCAGGGGCGCACGATTCGGCTGCCGGTGCACGTCGTTGAGCGTCTGCAGCAGCTTGGCACTGCCGAGCGGGAACTGCTTCGCAGGCTAGACCGCGACGCGTCGCCTGCTGAAATTGCTGACGAGCTCGGATGGTCGCTGGACAATGTGGAAGTGCTGTTGCAGCAGAGGCAGCACACGGTATCGCTGGAAACACCCGTCGGCGAGGAAGAGTCCACGCTAGAGGACTTCATCCAGGACACCGGCGGCTGGGCGACCGACGAGATGGCGATCCGAATGGTTACGCGGCAGAATGTCGTGGAGGCGATGCAGGACTTGCCGCCTCGCCTGCGTCTGGTGCTGACGCTGCGCTTCGGCTTCTTCGACGACCGCCCTCGCACGCTCGAAGAGGTTGGGCAGGAGCTCGGCGTTACGCGGGAGCGCGTGCGGCAGTTGGAACGGCAGGCGCTCGACAGGATGCGTATGTCGGGTAGGCTGCCGAGCCTTGCCGAGTACGGGGCGGTCTAACGCGCTTACTTGCGGGAGGATGACATAGATGGAGTAGGGGCAGCCGAAAGGCTGCCCCGTTTTTGCGCGCGTTATACGGTGAGCGCGGGTTCGCCGCTTGGCGCATCAGGCGGCTGAGGCACGACCAGCACAGGTGTGTTGCCGGAGCGGATGACGGCGTCGGTCACGCTGCCTAGCACCCAACGACCGAGGCCGGTGCGCCCCTGCGTGCACATGGCTATGAGGCTGTTGGGCTGCGATTCGGCGTATTCGACTATCGCTCCGGCGGGGCCGCCGTCCAAGCATTCCCATCGCACATTCCGTTGCCGTCCTCGCGCAGCGGCGTCGGTGGAACTTTGCAGGTATTCTTCCGCGGACTCCTGCGCCTGCTCCATCAGGTCGTCGGGGTATGGGTAAACTTCGTGCCCGGATCCAATGTACAGCTGCGACTGCGAGGGGACGCAGGTTACGAGCGTGGTATCTAGGTTTAGCGCGTCCGCGAGTTCCGCGGCAACCGGCAGGATGTGTTCCGAGCGGTATGACATGTCGAGAGGGACGACGAGGCTCTCGAACGAGGTTTCGGGATGTTCTTCGCCTTCGGCCGGGTGTACTATCAGGACGGGAGTTTCGGCGCGCGGCAGGATAGTCGTGGTGACGCTACCGACGAGCATGCGTCGCAGTCCGGAGCGTCCGTGCGTGCTCATGGCGATGAGGTCCGGCCGGCGCTCTTCGATGTACTTGAGTATGACAGCGGCGGGCGCGCCCCGCATTATGCGGATATCGCATTGCACACCGTCGGATTGCAGCCTATCGCGGGTACCGTTGAGGTAGTCGGACGCGGCAGCCACGGCATTCTGGTCAGGTGCGATTTCTCTCGCTCCCGGGTGCGCGCTCAGCAGGTCAACATACGGGTTGTCGTAGGCATGCAGCAACACGACCTTGGAGCCGAGACTGCGTGCGAGCGGAGCTACATAAGCGAGCGCGGCTTCCGACAGCTTCGAGCCGTCCAGCGGTACGACAATGTGATCGAACAAGCTAATTCTCCTGCACTGTTTTGGACTGCACTGTTTTGGATGGGGAGGATATTCGTCCTCTTATCCTGTCCTTCCCGTGTCAAGTGCCAGCGTCAAGGGGGGATGATATGAAACCGTCCCCCCCATTTCCTAATGTTGTCATTCCGCGCTGTTCTTATCATTCCGAACGCAGTGCGGAATCCGAAATCGTCTCATCTATAAGGCTAGCTGCCGTTGCTGCTTTGCATTGCCATTGTTACGGACGGCGGGTTCATTGGCAGTTCGTCCATGCGGACGCCCACCGCGTCGTAGATGGCGTTGGCTATGGCTGCCATTGGCGGCACGATTGACACCTCGCCGACACCGCGCACGCCGTAAGGATGCGACGGATTCGCCACTTCGACGATTACCGTGTCGATCATCGGCAGGTCGAGCGCGGTCGGCATGCGGTAGTCCAGCAGGCTGGAGTTGTCCATCTGCCCATTGTCGTTCATGTAATACTCTTCGTTCAGCGCCCAGCCGATGCCCTGCACGACGCCGCCCTGTATTTGCCCTTCGACGTAGCTTGGGTGCACCGCCTTGCCAGCGTCCTGCACTGCCGTGTAACGCAGAATCTCAACCTTGCCGGTCTCCGGATCGACTTCGACGTCCACGATGTGCGTGGCGAACGCGCTGCCCGGTCCCGCCGGGTCGAGGTTCGCGCGGCCGACTACGGGTCCGCCGGTTTCGGTGAGGCGCTCTGCCATCGTCTTGAAGTCGATGCTGAGCTCCGGGTCGGACTTGTGCCGGAATGTGCCGTCCGCGAAGCCAATCTGGTCAACATCGGTCTCCCACATCAGCGCTGCGCGCTCGATCATCTGGCGCTTGACATCCTGCGCCGCCTCGAAGCTTGCCCAGCCGGTCTTGAACGCCGCGCCGCTGCCACCGGTCATCGAAGTGTAGCCGATGGTCTCTGTGTCGCCGACTTGCGGGTTGACATGCTCGACGGGGATGCCCAGCACCTCGGCGAACTGCTGCGCCGCCGCGGGTCGAGTGCCGCCGATGTCCACCGAGCCGATGGTCAGGTTCACCGTGCCGTCGTAGTTCACATTCGCGGTTGCGCACGCCGCGCCAGCGCCGTTCATCCAGAATCCGGTCGCAACGCCGCGTCCGCGATTCGCGCCTTCGAGCGGTGTCTGATAGTGCTCGTGGTTCTTTGCCGCTTCGTTCGTCTCAACGCAGCCGATGACCGGGTTGACCACGCCGTAGCTGCGCCGCGTGCCTTCCTTCGCGCCGTTCATGATGCGGAAGTCCAGCGGGTCGATGCCGAGTTCGCGGCAGATGTCGTCGATGACTTGCTCTGCGGCGAACGCTGCGCCGGGCGCGCCGGGCGCGCGATATGCCGTTGTCTTCGGCTTGTTGTTCACCACATCGTAGCCGTCGAGCCGTAGGTTTTCCACATCGTACGGCGAGTAGATGCAGTTCATTGCCGCGCCGACCGGCGAGCCGGGATACGCGCCCGCCTCGTACTTCAGGTCTGCCTGCACAGCGGTCAGCTTGCCGTCGTTGGTCGCGCCAATTTTCACCCACATCAGGCTGCCGGAAGTGGGACCGGAGCCTTCGAGCACATCCGCGCGGCTCATCGTAACCTTGACCGGATGGCCGCTCTTGCGAGACAGCGCCGCCGCGACAGGTTCGAGATATATCGTGGTCTTGCCGCCGAAACCGCCGCCAATCTCCATCGGCACGACCTTGATGCGCGAGTGCGGGATGCCCAGCACGGCGGATGTGCGGTCGCGAATCTGGAAGTGCCCCTGCGAGCTGC
Proteins encoded:
- a CDS encoding ABC transporter substrate-binding protein, translated to MQRSFKILLPVLAIIALLMAMTACSSADEPAPAAPAAQQAAPAAPTAAPVAKQAAGAGTTGQQPALPAAATPVPAAAVELTYLMAPEGSPQRGGWLEYGFAANPPHLDLHQSGTTNNCTPQCPLFDLLVMNDPTDPDRGIIAQGLATSWEVSSDGKTFTFPLREGVKFHDGADMTSADVKATFDRIIFPPDHVSSRRQALFSAVASDGVQAPDDYTFRIVLEKARAADFILNAFATGFNVIVRKQTLEDNNYDLRTIPNYPGTGPYRYKEHRDAEYWKIEANPDYWNPNLPYMDGINVYHLPDAQTRIAAFLAKQSDYARILDPQSYHEWLAETPEGMKLHRYAQTTVQGIWMKQDTGGPLSDVRVRRAINLIIDRDAMEDSVFKTVSLNGFGCGYVFRWSPWASSYEDLRERPTCVPTADKGPYLAEAKALLEEAGYGDGLDLSITYSVEGHYAVWGPLIAQLLSEQGINVEQKPREGPVAIQSIQDGNFDLAVSYAVFPFGDPSSYMRAWYGCGSTENYGGFCSEEVDALLDKIDNELDPSKRKEYVGELDLLLEEQVPFATAAWEEFADAYWEYVKGQTGEYSVGIYNAERRGTWWLDQTSPHFPR
- a CDS encoding xanthine dehydrogenase family protein molybdopterin-binding subunit; protein product: MASNIVLSTKEYNVVGKRPIRHDGYDKVTGKALYGADMNLPGMLHGKVLRSPHAHANILSIDTSKAEAHPEVLAVITSADFADAPDEARVIVAGPPTNLKHLSNNCLAGEKALYKGQAIAAVAAQSAHAAEEALDLIEVEYEVLDAVTTVEEAIADGAPLLHENYAGNVASHSEMVLGDINAGFEAADVVVEKTFRTKTVHQGYIEPHTATAWWQADGRVTVWCSSQGHFQIRDRTSAVLGIPHSRIKVVPMEIGGGFGGKTTIYLEPVAAALSRKSGHPVKVTMSRADVLEGSGPTSGSLMWVKIGATNDGKLTAVQADLKYEAGAYPGSPVGAAMNCIYSPYDVENLRLDGYDVVNNKPKTTAYRAPGAPGAAFAAEQVIDDICRELGIDPLDFRIMNGAKEGTRRSYGVVNPVIGCVETNEAAKNHEHYQTPLEGANRGRGVATGFWMNGAGAACATANVNYDGTVNLTIGSVDIGGTRPAAAQQFAEVLGIPVEHVNPQVGDTETIGYTSMTGGSGAAFKTGWASFEAAQDVKRQMIERAALMWETDVDQIGFADGTFRHKSDPELSIDFKTMAERLTETGGPVVGRANLDPAGPGSAFATHIVDVEVDPETGKVEILRYTAVQDAGKAVHPSYVEGQIQGGVVQGIGWALNEEYYMNDNGQMDNSSLLDYRMPTALDLPMIDTVIVEVANPSHPYGVRGVGEVSIVPPMAAIANAIYDAVGVRMDELPMNPPSVTMAMQSSNGS
- a CDS encoding sigma-70 family RNA polymerase sigma factor, with protein sequence MESRADMPRAGFGGAEIMVTNTAQKTKNRQPREVSGDTTDTIREYLTAIGQHPLLDKSDEVRLGLAVERRMELKQRREAFNDEYGSLPSTTDLVFDIYMALRERRPTLLKFAGVLGFELPTNTTISDALAIDEIRDALDLPMNADTKTQMAQALDVKDNDAVSHVAAISKLRWLLPLDVIAMLDSEPDGELAEDIIRDVEDWWKTIENVGRDAGEDLTNSNLRLVVSIARKYQNRGLPMLDLVQEGNLGLMRAVEKFDSHKGFKFSTYATWWVRQAVTRALADQGRTIRLPVHVVERLQQLGTAERELLRRLDRDASPAEIADELGWSLDNVEVLLQQRQHTVSLETPVGEEESTLEDFIQDTGGWATDEMAIRMVTRQNVVEAMQDLPPRLRLVLTLRFGFFDDRPRTLEEVGQELGVTRERVRQLERQALDRMRMSGRLPSLAEYGAV
- a CDS encoding universal stress protein, with the protein product MFDHIVVPLDGSKLSEAALAYVAPLARSLGSKVVLLHAYDNPYVDLLSAHPGAREIAPDQNAVAAASDYLNGTRDRLQSDGVQCDIRIMRGAPAAVILKYIEERRPDLIAMSTHGRSGLRRMLVGSVTTTILPRAETPVLIVHPAEGEEHPETSFESLVVPLDMSYRSEHILPVAAELADALNLDTTLVTCVPSQSQLYIGSGHEVYPYPDDLMEQAQESAEEYLQSSTDAAARGRQRNVRWECLDGGPAGAIVEYAESQPNSLIAMCTQGRTGLGRWVLGSVTDAVIRSGNTPVLVVPQPPDAPSGEPALTV